The Devosia sp. A16 genome includes a window with the following:
- the rsmD gene encoding 16S rRNA (guanine(966)-N(2))-methyltransferase RsmD, translating to MRIVAGKFRGKALLSPADDSIRPTSDRARESVFNILASRIGVHLDGLKVLDLFAGTGALGLEALSRGASSAVFVDNGAESRGIIRDHIEAFGIAGIAKLLRRDATALGPAGTMGPFDLVFLDPPYAKGLGEQALTSLKAGNWLARDATIVLEESAEVQLALPEGFTLEDRREYGAAAVHFLRAR from the coding sequence ATGCGCATCGTCGCCGGCAAGTTTCGCGGCAAGGCGCTGCTGTCGCCCGCGGATGACAGCATCCGCCCGACCTCCGACCGGGCCCGCGAATCGGTGTTCAACATCCTTGCGAGCCGGATTGGCGTCCATCTCGACGGGCTCAAGGTGCTCGACCTGTTTGCCGGCACCGGTGCCCTTGGCCTCGAAGCCCTGTCGCGCGGCGCCTCGAGCGCGGTGTTCGTCGATAACGGCGCCGAATCCCGCGGTATCATCCGCGACCATATCGAGGCCTTTGGCATCGCCGGCATCGCCAAGCTGCTTCGCCGCGATGCCACGGCGCTCGGGCCGGCCGGCACCATGGGCCCGTTCGACCTGGTCTTTCTCGATCCGCCTTACGCCAAGGGCCTTGGTGAGCAGGCGCTGACTTCGCTCAAGGCCGGCAATTGGCTGGCCAGGGACGCGACCATCGTCCTCGAGGAGAGCGCCGAGGTCCAACTGGCGCTCCCCGAGGGCTTCACGCTCGAGGACCGGCGCGAGTATGGTGCGGCCGCGGTACATTTCCTCCGCGCCCGCTGA
- a CDS encoding YdeI/OmpD-associated family protein, with product MQFRATVIPSGNATAVEIPDAVMRELGPEARPAVTIIINGHTWRSRVAIMNGQRLVGISAANRTAAGIEQGQTIDLDITLDTAPREVEEPDDLKAALEDRPSARRAFDSLPFGLKAKHVRDIEAARTAEVRARRIGKLIEALA from the coding sequence ATGCAGTTCCGCGCCACCGTCATCCCGTCCGGCAATGCCACCGCGGTTGAAATTCCTGACGCGGTCATGCGCGAGCTCGGCCCCGAGGCGCGCCCCGCGGTGACGATTATAATCAATGGCCATACCTGGCGCAGCCGGGTCGCCATCATGAACGGCCAGCGCCTCGTCGGCATCAGTGCCGCCAATCGCACTGCCGCCGGCATCGAGCAAGGCCAGACGATCGACCTCGACATCACGCTCGACACGGCGCCGCGCGAGGTCGAGGAGCCGGACGACCTGAAGGCCGCGCTCGAAGACCGGCCCAGTGCGCGGCGCGCCTTCGACAGTTTGCCGTTCGGTCTCAAGGCCAAACACGTGCGCGATATCGAGGCCGCGAGGACCGCCGAGGTCCGCGCGCGGCGGATCGGCAAGCTGATCGAAGCGCTGGCGTAA
- the mutL gene encoding DNA mismatch repair endonuclease MutL → MPIRQLPEDLINRIAAGEVVERPASVVKELVENAIDAGSGRVHITTAGGGQSLIRIEDDGVGMDEADLVLSVERHATSKLADDGLDDIRTLGFRGEALASIGAVAELGIASRRAEDDTGLRLTVKHGLKSRPAPLAMNRGTIVEVRELFGNVPARRKFLKSERAEAGAITDMVKRLAMANPQVQFILDGADRTPANWPGREGDGALRARLGDVMGGDFGDNAVPLATMRHGMVVTGLAGLPTYTRANSLSQYFFVNGRAVRDKVLVGAIRAAYGDFVFRDRFPVAAIFLAVDPADVDVNVHPTKAELRFRDPGAVRGAVIRAITEALDAAGHRAASTVAEDVVQAFRVPEYEAAPVRTTSGWTPPSADFVVPPAPRRWGEQASPLRFAEFAEPSARYEAPEPAPAEPVEYPLGTARAQMFDNFIVAQNGDSLLLVDQHAAHERLVYERFKAQMAAGPVASQMQLIPVVIELSEDDCGRLEDAAPTLERLGLYLERFGPRAVAVRETPALLGQADIDGLVRDLADGLAEWDSSAALADRLEAIIGRMACHGSVRSGRRLRVEEMNALLREMETTPHSGQCIHGRPTYVELKKADIERLFGRTR, encoded by the coding sequence TTGCCCATCCGCCAGCTTCCCGAAGACCTGATCAACCGCATCGCCGCCGGCGAAGTGGTGGAGCGGCCGGCAAGCGTGGTGAAGGAGCTGGTCGAGAACGCCATCGATGCTGGCTCGGGCCGGGTGCACATCACCACGGCGGGGGGCGGACAAAGCCTGATCCGGATCGAGGATGACGGCGTCGGCATGGATGAAGCCGACCTGGTGCTGTCGGTGGAACGGCATGCGACGTCCAAGCTTGCCGATGACGGATTGGACGATATCCGGACGCTCGGCTTCCGCGGCGAGGCGCTGGCCTCGATCGGAGCAGTGGCCGAGCTCGGCATCGCTTCGCGGCGGGCCGAGGACGACACCGGGCTGCGGCTCACGGTGAAGCACGGGCTGAAGTCGCGACCGGCGCCGCTGGCGATGAACCGCGGCACCATCGTCGAGGTGCGTGAGCTGTTTGGCAATGTGCCGGCGCGACGTAAATTCCTCAAATCCGAGCGGGCCGAAGCGGGTGCGATCACCGACATGGTGAAGCGGCTGGCCATGGCCAACCCGCAGGTGCAGTTCATCCTGGACGGCGCCGACCGCACGCCGGCGAACTGGCCGGGGCGCGAAGGCGACGGAGCGCTCAGGGCGCGACTCGGCGACGTCATGGGCGGCGACTTCGGCGACAATGCCGTGCCGCTGGCGACGATGCGGCACGGCATGGTGGTCACCGGGCTCGCGGGGTTGCCGACCTACACGCGGGCCAATTCGCTCAGCCAGTACTTCTTCGTCAACGGCCGCGCGGTGCGCGACAAGGTACTGGTTGGCGCCATCCGCGCGGCCTATGGGGATTTCGTGTTCCGCGACCGGTTTCCGGTGGCGGCGATCTTCCTCGCGGTGGATCCCGCGGATGTCGATGTGAACGTCCATCCGACCAAGGCGGAACTGAGGTTTCGTGACCCGGGCGCGGTGCGCGGTGCGGTGATCCGGGCGATCACCGAGGCACTGGATGCCGCCGGGCATCGGGCGGCCAGTACGGTGGCCGAGGATGTGGTGCAGGCGTTCCGGGTGCCGGAGTACGAGGCGGCGCCGGTGCGGACCACGTCAGGCTGGACGCCCCCCTCAGCCGATTTTGTGGTGCCCCCTGCTCCGCGACGCTGGGGAGAACAGGCGTCACCGCTGCGGTTCGCGGAATTTGCCGAGCCGAGCGCTCGCTATGAGGCACCGGAACCGGCTCCGGCCGAACCCGTCGAGTATCCGCTCGGTACGGCGCGGGCGCAGATGTTCGACAATTTCATCGTGGCGCAGAACGGCGACAGCCTGTTGCTGGTCGATCAGCATGCGGCGCATGAGCGGCTGGTCTATGAGCGGTTCAAGGCGCAGATGGCGGCGGGACCGGTCGCCAGCCAGATGCAACTGATCCCGGTGGTGATCGAACTCAGCGAAGACGATTGCGGGCGGCTCGAGGACGCGGCGCCGACGCTGGAGCGGCTGGGCCTCTACCTCGAACGCTTCGGACCGCGAGCGGTCGCGGTGCGGGAAACCCCGGCGCTGCTCGGCCAGGCCGATATCGACGGGCTGGTGCGCGACCTCGCCGATGGGCTGGCCGAATGGGACAGTTCGGCCGCTTTGGCCGACCGGCTCGAGGCAATCATCGGCCGCATGGCCTGCCACGGCTCGGTGCGCTCGGGGCGGCGGCTCAGGGTCGAGGAAATGAACGCGCTGCTGCGCGAGATGGAAACGACACCGCATTCCGGCCAGTGCATCCATGGCCGGCCGACCTATGTCGAGCTGAAGAAAGCCGATATCGAGCGCTTGTTCGGGCGGACGCGCTAG
- a CDS encoding nucleoside deaminase → MDQALALAEVAAAAGEAPVGAVIVEHGRILAAERNRMRELNDPTAHAEFLAIRAALAMRGTGRLDGCDLYVTLEPCAMCAGAIAHTRLRRVYYGAEDLKAGAVDNGVRLFESPSCHHRPEVIGGVGARRSGELLREFFARLR, encoded by the coding sequence ATGGACCAGGCCCTGGCTCTCGCCGAAGTCGCCGCCGCCGCCGGTGAAGCGCCCGTCGGCGCCGTGATCGTCGAACACGGTCGTATCCTCGCCGCCGAGCGCAACCGCATGCGGGAGCTGAACGATCCCACCGCCCATGCCGAGTTCCTCGCCATTCGCGCGGCGCTCGCCATGCGCGGCACCGGCCGGCTTGATGGCTGCGACCTGTACGTAACGCTCGAACCCTGTGCCATGTGCGCCGGCGCCATCGCCCACACCCGCCTGCGCCGCGTCTATTACGGTGCCGAAGACCTGAAGGCCGGCGCCGTCGACAACGGCGTCCGGCTATTTGAAAGCCCCAGTTGCCACCACCGCCCCGAGGTCATCGGCGGGGTCGGAGCCAGGCGCTCGGGTGAACTGTTGCGGGAGTTCTTTGCCAGGCTGCGTTGA
- a CDS encoding SH3 domain-containing protein: MKRTFQLATVVAVLSLSIASANAAAVGVTANAVNLRAGPGTQHVVVAVVPPGQSILVAGCLSNSAWCDVSWASYRGWMNANYIYAQTGGRTVVVTDVYRRVPVVAPWVDARRDARVQYRVNRRWDRWLGQ; encoded by the coding sequence ATGAAGCGCACATTCCAGCTCGCCACCGTTGTTGCGGTCCTTTCCCTGTCCATTGCTTCGGCCAATGCCGCCGCCGTCGGAGTGACAGCCAACGCCGTCAATCTCAGGGCCGGTCCTGGCACCCAGCATGTGGTCGTCGCCGTGGTTCCGCCGGGCCAGAGCATACTGGTCGCAGGTTGCCTCTCCAACTCGGCCTGGTGCGACGTGTCATGGGCCAGCTATCGGGGTTGGATGAACGCCAACTACATCTATGCTCAGACCGGCGGGAGAACCGTCGTCGTCACGGATGTTTATCGCCGAGTGCCCGTCGTTGCTCCGTGGGTCGACGCGCGCCGGGACGCCCGCGTGCAGTATCGCGTCAACCGACGCTGGGACCGGTGGCTTGGCCAATAA
- a CDS encoding patatin-like phospholipase family protein has protein sequence MTAPVEPTPLQRRGQEIVDRLRGEFREHTHGYAPRPEPRIGVALGGGSARGLTHIPYIEAMDEMGLRPHVISGTSIGALIGSGWASGMTGAELREHSFSVLGTMRIIAGRLWGAQVRNLGNFFQSGFNVQLDAIQVVDAFLPQPFPVEFKDLKTKFYVVATDFQSWHQAVFSEGPLRQAIAGSIAIPSLFKPVAFANHLLVDGGVVNPLPLDQAAADTDILVGVDVNGDPSEQLNKTNHKALDVWFGAAQIMMHSLTAHMMAAYPPDVYVRPHLSAFGALEFWRVRELVAHVEKDKDNFKRALDGRIESFLSKQQDSMRAEAR, from the coding sequence ATGACAGCGCCGGTCGAGCCGACGCCGCTGCAGCGGCGGGGGCAGGAGATTGTCGATCGCTTGCGCGGCGAGTTTCGCGAACATACGCATGGCTATGCGCCGCGGCCGGAGCCGCGTATCGGGGTCGCTCTGGGCGGGGGGTCGGCACGCGGCCTGACCCACATTCCCTATATCGAGGCGATGGACGAAATGGGGTTGAGGCCCCACGTGATCTCGGGGACTTCGATCGGAGCGCTGATCGGTTCGGGTTGGGCCAGCGGCATGACCGGCGCGGAACTCCGCGAGCACTCGTTCTCGGTGCTGGGCACGATGCGGATCATCGCCGGACGACTGTGGGGCGCGCAGGTGCGCAACCTCGGCAACTTCTTCCAGTCCGGCTTCAACGTGCAACTCGATGCGATCCAGGTGGTGGACGCCTTCCTGCCCCAGCCATTCCCGGTCGAGTTCAAGGATCTGAAGACCAAGTTCTATGTGGTGGCCACCGACTTTCAGTCGTGGCACCAGGCGGTGTTCTCCGAGGGTCCGTTGCGCCAGGCAATCGCCGGTTCGATCGCCATCCCGAGCCTGTTCAAGCCCGTGGCGTTCGCCAATCACCTGCTGGTCGATGGTGGGGTGGTCAACCCCCTGCCGCTCGACCAGGCGGCGGCCGATACCGACATCCTCGTCGGTGTCGACGTCAACGGCGATCCGTCCGAGCAGCTGAACAAGACCAACCACAAGGCGCTCGATGTGTGGTTCGGCGCCGCGCAGATCATGATGCATTCGCTGACCGCCCACATGATGGCGGCCTACCCGCCGGACGTCTACGTACGGCCGCACCTCAGCGCCTTCGGCGCGCTGGAGTTCTGGCGCGTGCGCGAGCTGGTGGCGCATGTGGAAAAGGACAAGGACAACTTCAAGCGCGCGCTGGATGGGCGGATCGAGTCGTTCCTCAGCAAGCAGCAGGACTCGATGCGGGCCGAGGCACGGTAG
- the purD gene encoding phosphoribosylamine--glycine ligase, with the protein MRIVVIGSGGREHALAWAIARSPRCEKLFVMPGNGGTEEIAENVPVDITDHKAVVDFALANRVDFVVIGPDAPAVAGLGDDVRAAGLLCFGPSKAAAQLEGSKAFTKQLCDEAGVPTAAYGRFDNESDALAYVHDQGAPIVIKADGLAAGKGVTVAMTIQEAADAVRDCFSGAFGDSGSTVVIEEYLEGEEASIFALCDGESVVMLPSAQDHKRVWDGDRGPNTGGMGAYSPAPVMTPEMTARVEEEIILPSIRRMAERGTPFTGVLFAGIMVTATGPRLIEYNVRFGDPECQVLMLRLKSDALDLLEATARGTLGTVKPVFSDEVALTVVLAARGYPVSPEKGSEIGGINGQDDDNLVVFHAGTLRRDGKLLANGGRVLNVTALGRTVSEARDRAYGEVDRIDWPAGFCRRDIGWRALAREPKSA; encoded by the coding sequence ATGCGCATTGTGGTGATTGGGTCAGGTGGCCGGGAGCATGCGCTGGCCTGGGCGATTGCCCGCTCGCCGCGCTGCGAGAAGCTGTTCGTGATGCCTGGCAATGGCGGGACGGAGGAGATCGCCGAGAACGTCCCCGTCGATATCACCGACCACAAGGCGGTGGTCGACTTCGCGCTCGCCAACCGGGTGGATTTCGTGGTGATCGGACCCGATGCACCGGCGGTGGCCGGGCTGGGCGATGATGTGCGGGCGGCGGGATTGCTGTGTTTCGGGCCGTCGAAGGCAGCGGCGCAGCTCGAGGGGTCGAAAGCCTTCACCAAGCAACTATGCGACGAGGCCGGCGTACCCACGGCCGCCTATGGCCGCTTCGACAACGAGAGCGATGCGCTGGCCTATGTGCACGACCAGGGTGCGCCGATCGTGATCAAGGCCGATGGGCTGGCCGCCGGCAAAGGCGTCACCGTGGCGATGACCATCCAGGAGGCGGCAGACGCGGTGCGCGACTGCTTCTCGGGGGCGTTCGGCGACAGCGGTTCGACCGTGGTGATCGAGGAATATCTCGAGGGCGAAGAGGCCTCGATCTTCGCCCTCTGCGACGGCGAGAGCGTCGTGATGCTGCCCAGCGCGCAGGACCACAAGCGGGTGTGGGACGGCGATCGCGGGCCCAATACCGGCGGCATGGGCGCCTATTCCCCTGCCCCGGTGATGACGCCTGAGATGACGGCGCGCGTCGAGGAGGAGATCATCCTCCCCTCGATCCGCCGCATGGCGGAACGCGGCACGCCGTTCACCGGGGTGCTGTTCGCCGGGATCATGGTGACCGCAACGGGTCCCAGGCTGATCGAATACAATGTCCGGTTCGGCGACCCGGAGTGCCAGGTGTTGATGCTGCGCCTCAAATCGGACGCGCTCGATCTGCTCGAAGCCACGGCGCGCGGCACACTCGGAACGGTGAAGCCGGTGTTCAGCGACGAGGTGGCGCTGACCGTGGTGCTGGCGGCCAGGGGCTATCCGGTGAGCCCGGAAAAAGGCAGCGAGATCGGCGGCATCAACGGCCAGGACGACGACAACCTGGTGGTGTTCCATGCCGGCACGCTGCGCCGCGATGGCAAGCTGCTCGCCAATGGCGGCCGGGTGCTGAACGTGACGGCGCTGGGGCGCACCGTGAGCGAGGCGCGCGATCGGGCCTATGGCGAGGTAGACCGGATCGACTGGCCGGCCGGCTTCTGCCGACGCGACATCGGCTGGCGGGCGCTGGCGCGGGAACCGAAATCCGCCTGA
- the xseA gene encoding exodeoxyribonuclease VII large subunit produces MPAPLTNAAEFTVSEIAQAVKRTVEDEFGHVRVRGEISGFRGVHSSGHAYFTLKDENASIDAVVWKSSWPRLTFKPEEGMEVIATGRLTTFPRSSKYQIVIEQIEPAGAGALMALLEDRRRKLAAEGLFASERKRELPYLPRVIGVVTSPTGAVIRDILHRISDRFPSHVVVWPVRVQGETAAPEVTAAINGFNALAPNGPIPRPDVLIVARGGGSIEDLWGFNEEIVVRAVAASRIPVITAVGHETDTTLVDYASDYRAPTPTAAAEAAVPVRADLIGYVDEIGARQRHAMRRTAANYRDRLRAAAAGLPRPLDLVASARQRLDHAASNLAAALRHAEQKKRIEFGRSANKLTPTLLSRRAAELATRLDNLRRRADTAASRTAERKRGLFLASAGRLSPKALSNEIRHLRSRLDPLAAALHPAIARFIDQRRRSLDLAARLLEAADYRSILERGFSVVTDADGHIVKHTADVKPGDPVHIQVSDGTIGATIGSGLVARKKVRPPRDEEGQESLF; encoded by the coding sequence ATGCCCGCACCGCTGACCAACGCCGCCGAGTTCACCGTCTCCGAGATCGCCCAGGCGGTGAAGCGCACGGTCGAGGACGAGTTCGGCCATGTCCGCGTCCGCGGCGAGATTTCGGGTTTCCGCGGCGTCCACTCGTCGGGCCATGCCTATTTCACGCTCAAGGACGAGAACGCCTCGATCGACGCGGTGGTGTGGAAGAGTTCGTGGCCGCGGCTCACCTTCAAGCCCGAGGAGGGCATGGAGGTCATCGCGACGGGGCGGCTCACCACTTTCCCGCGCTCCTCGAAGTACCAGATCGTCATCGAACAGATCGAACCGGCCGGCGCCGGCGCGCTGATGGCGTTGCTCGAGGACAGGCGCCGCAAGCTCGCCGCCGAGGGGCTGTTCGCCAGCGAGCGTAAGCGCGAGCTGCCCTACCTGCCGCGGGTCATCGGCGTGGTGACCTCGCCCACCGGCGCGGTGATCCGCGACATCCTGCACCGCATCTCCGATCGCTTTCCCAGCCATGTGGTGGTCTGGCCGGTCCGCGTGCAGGGCGAGACGGCGGCGCCCGAGGTGACCGCGGCCATCAACGGCTTCAATGCGCTGGCGCCGAACGGTCCGATTCCGCGCCCCGACGTGCTGATCGTTGCTCGCGGTGGCGGGTCGATCGAAGACCTCTGGGGCTTCAACGAAGAGATCGTGGTCCGCGCCGTCGCCGCGAGTCGCATCCCCGTCATCACCGCCGTCGGGCACGAGACCGACACCACGCTGGTCGACTATGCCTCGGATTATCGCGCCCCGACTCCGACGGCCGCTGCCGAAGCGGCCGTACCGGTGCGCGCCGACCTCATCGGCTATGTCGACGAGATCGGCGCCCGGCAGCGCCACGCCATGCGGCGCACCGCCGCCAACTATCGTGATCGGCTGCGCGCTGCCGCCGCCGGGCTGCCGCGCCCGCTCGATCTGGTCGCCTCGGCCCGCCAGCGCCTCGATCACGCCGCTTCCAACCTGGCCGCGGCGCTGCGTCACGCCGAGCAGAAAAAGCGCATCGAGTTCGGCCGTTCCGCCAACAAGCTGACGCCGACCCTGCTGTCACGGCGCGCCGCCGAACTCGCGACGCGGCTCGACAATCTCCGCCGCCGTGCCGACACCGCCGCGTCGCGTACTGCCGAGCGAAAGCGCGGGCTGTTCCTCGCCTCGGCCGGCCGACTGTCGCCCAAGGCGCTCAGCAACGAGATCCGGCATCTGCGCAGCCGCCTCGATCCGCTCGCCGCGGCCCTGCACCCGGCCATCGCCCGCTTCATCGATCAGCGTCGCCGCAGCCTCGATCTGGCGGCCCGTCTGCTCGAGGCGGCCGACTATCGCTCGATCCTCGAGCGTGGCTTTTCGGTCGTCACCGATGCTGACGGCCACATCGTCAAGCATACCGCCGATGTGAAGCCGGGCGATCCGGTGCATATCCAGGTGTCGGACGGCACGATCGGCGCGACCATCGGCAGTGGGCTCGTAGCGCGCAAGAAAGTGCGCCCGCCGCGCGACGAGGAGGGCCAGGAAAGCCTGTTCTGA
- a CDS encoding DUF2093 domain-containing protein yields the protein MNIFDKSFSPSEAQVRYLDADYVVLRPGSFVRCAITGVPIALDELTYWNVDRQEPYANAAAAYEAHKRYGLAGR from the coding sequence ATGAACATTTTCGACAAGAGCTTCAGCCCTTCGGAAGCGCAGGTGCGTTACCTCGATGCCGACTATGTCGTGCTGCGGCCGGGGAGCTTCGTGCGCTGCGCTATCACCGGCGTCCCCATCGCCCTCGACGAGCTGACCTATTGGAACGTCGATCGGCAGGAGCCCTATGCCAACGCTGCGGCCGCCTACGAAGCCCATAAGCGCTACGGTCTGGCCGGCCGCTAG
- a CDS encoding ArnT family glycosyltransferase: MRAWVLVVIAVATLARLGLAAILPVGVDEAYSIGIARQVSLSYFDHPPLHLWLVGAWAKLWGSEDLLLLRLPFIGLGALSCWLIYVLGARLFGPVAGLWSTVLFNLAPVYGLAHGALIFPDGPLLAAALATALLVARIVLEPGDSRRLGSWALAGLMAGLALLSKYHGVLLLLGLLLFLLTTREGRRWLLTPGPWLAAAIAAACLVPVLVWNAQHDWVSFAFQAGRGRVGSGAELRLLGPVESLLSQAVYLLPWIAVPLGTLLLRGLIGGPANAQRWLLVCLAILPIVIFTGLTLFGRGLPHWQMPGWLFAIPLLGEALANAGKITRRLAVAIAILTALGLAALASVVTMQARWGSFDQQTLQLFGGSDPTDALLSWEPLRSELATRGLPADPKTFIGTFNWVRAGELNALFGKQVPVLCLCSDARHFDYLNPPQDYAGWNAILIGMPGNVDDDARLSAEFATLGPLEDVSLHKGERVAVPLFMRLASGFRP; this comes from the coding sequence GTGCGGGCCTGGGTCCTGGTCGTGATCGCGGTGGCGACGCTGGCCCGGCTCGGGCTCGCCGCGATCCTGCCGGTAGGGGTGGACGAGGCCTACAGCATCGGCATCGCGCGGCAGGTCTCGCTCAGCTATTTCGACCATCCGCCGCTGCATCTATGGCTGGTCGGCGCGTGGGCAAAACTGTGGGGCAGCGAGGACCTGCTGCTGTTGCGGCTGCCGTTCATCGGATTGGGCGCGCTGTCTTGCTGGCTGATCTACGTGCTGGGAGCGAGGCTGTTCGGCCCGGTGGCCGGACTGTGGTCGACGGTGCTCTTCAATCTCGCTCCGGTGTATGGCCTGGCGCATGGCGCGCTGATCTTTCCCGACGGGCCATTGCTGGCCGCGGCGCTGGCGACGGCGCTGCTGGTGGCGCGCATCGTCCTCGAGCCCGGCGACAGCCGGCGCCTGGGATCATGGGCCCTCGCCGGCCTCATGGCCGGGCTGGCGTTGCTGTCGAAATACCATGGCGTGCTGTTGCTGCTGGGCCTGCTGCTGTTCCTGCTGACCACCCGTGAGGGCCGACGCTGGCTGCTTACTCCCGGCCCCTGGCTGGCCGCGGCGATCGCGGCGGCCTGTCTCGTGCCGGTGCTGGTGTGGAATGCCCAGCACGACTGGGTGTCGTTCGCCTTCCAGGCAGGTCGCGGCCGGGTCGGCAGCGGTGCGGAACTTCGCCTGCTCGGTCCGGTCGAATCGCTGCTGTCGCAGGCGGTCTATCTGCTGCCGTGGATCGCCGTGCCGCTGGGGACGTTACTGCTTCGCGGCCTGATCGGCGGACCGGCCAATGCACAGCGCTGGCTGCTGGTATGCCTGGCTATCCTGCCGATCGTCATTTTCACCGGGCTGACGCTGTTCGGTCGCGGCCTGCCGCATTGGCAGATGCCGGGCTGGCTGTTCGCCATTCCGTTGCTCGGAGAAGCGCTTGCCAATGCCGGCAAGATTACACGCCGGCTGGCAGTCGCCATCGCCATCCTCACCGCGCTGGGGCTGGCGGCACTCGCCAGCGTGGTGACGATGCAGGCGCGATGGGGCAGTTTCGATCAGCAGACGCTGCAGCTGTTCGGCGGCAGCGATCCGACGGACGCGCTGCTGTCATGGGAACCGCTGCGGTCGGAACTGGCGACGCGCGGACTGCCCGCCGACCCCAAGACGTTCATCGGCACCTTCAACTGGGTGCGCGCCGGCGAGCTCAATGCCCTGTTCGGCAAGCAGGTCCCGGTGCTGTGCCTGTGCAGCGATGCGCGGCACTTCGACTATCTCAATCCGCCGCAGGACTATGCGGGGTGGAACGCGATCCTTATCGGGATGCCGGGGAATGTCGACGACGACGCCAGGCTGAGCGCCGAGTTCGCAACGCTGGGTCCGCTTGAGGATGTCAGCCTCCACAAGGGTGAGCGCGTTGCGGTGCCATTGTTCATGCGACTGGCGAGCGGCTTCCGGCCCTGA
- a CDS encoding O-antigen ligase family protein has product MTPAVSDGTSSYMRWACLAMIVFLFALPCVTGRLTTYFVLLFGIFALLSPSVVAAFQARSRNPIDLMFVTAAVLPAIAFLFTSEDPGDLLFAFNFVPLLLALPMRWQLQRFARLDSAVMIGRLALAGAGIAVIVSVVQVLILGYERAGPPLMSAFHFADTAMLLGFVALVGAFAPGANRRWLYLLGPVLGILAALLSGTRGALIAAPVLGFIALAFALALAPARHRTTTLVVAAAVAVAAAVLVFAAAKLGFGRAVDGFSVTQDVIAGGAVDQSTRERLIMLWGGYQAFLHAPVFGYGWPDMVPAILPYVPKSEVERMLTFRQLHNGLLSFAVGAGIPGVISFLILSVAPVIAVLKTPRDELFMSRLYLSVTLCAAYAVFQLTIIMIGFEFHTVQYAFMTVVMLGFVQAPLRSTTPARPVGGKSSIASETPGTA; this is encoded by the coding sequence ATGACCCCGGCGGTCAGCGACGGCACGTCCTCCTATATGCGGTGGGCCTGCCTGGCGATGATCGTCTTCCTGTTCGCGCTGCCCTGCGTTACGGGCAGGCTCACCACTTACTTCGTGCTGCTGTTCGGCATTTTCGCGCTGCTCTCGCCATCGGTGGTCGCCGCCTTCCAGGCGCGCAGCCGCAACCCGATCGATCTGATGTTCGTGACCGCGGCGGTGTTGCCGGCGATCGCGTTCCTGTTCACCTCGGAGGATCCCGGCGATCTGCTGTTTGCCTTCAACTTCGTGCCACTATTGCTGGCGCTGCCGATGCGCTGGCAGCTGCAAAGATTCGCGCGGCTGGACAGCGCGGTGATGATCGGCCGGCTGGCGCTGGCCGGCGCTGGCATTGCAGTGATCGTCAGCGTGGTGCAGGTGCTGATCCTCGGTTACGAGCGGGCCGGGCCACCACTGATGAGCGCATTCCACTTCGCCGACACGGCGATGCTGCTGGGGTTTGTTGCGCTGGTGGGCGCATTCGCGCCCGGCGCCAACCGGCGCTGGCTGTACCTGCTCGGACCGGTGCTCGGCATTCTCGCGGCCCTGCTGAGCGGCACGCGCGGCGCGCTGATCGCGGCGCCGGTGCTCGGCTTCATTGCCCTGGCGTTTGCGCTGGCGCTGGCGCCGGCCCGCCATCGCACGACGACGCTGGTGGTCGCCGCCGCCGTCGCGGTGGCCGCTGCCGTGCTGGTGTTCGCCGCGGCAAAGCTGGGCTTCGGTCGCGCCGTCGACGGCTTTTCGGTGACGCAGGATGTGATCGCGGGCGGCGCCGTGGACCAATCCACCCGGGAGCGCCTGATCATGCTGTGGGGCGGCTACCAGGCGTTCCTCCATGCGCCGGTGTTCGGCTATGGCTGGCCCGACATGGTGCCGGCCATCCTGCCCTATGTGCCCAAGAGCGAGGTCGAGCGGATGCTGACGTTCCGCCAGCTCCACAACGGCCTGCTGAGCTTCGCGGTCGGTGCCGGGATTCCGGGAGTGATCAGCTTCCTGATCCTGTCGGTGGCCCCGGTGATCGCGGTGCTGAAGACGCCGCGCGACGAGCTGTTCATGTCGCGGCTCTACCTTTCGGTGACCCTGTGCGCCGCCTACGCGGTGTTCCAGCTGACCATCATCATGATCGGGTTCGAATTCCACACCGTGCAATATGCGTTCATGACGGTGGTGATGCTCGGCTTCGTGCAGGCTCCGTTGCGGAGCACGACACCGGCTCGGCCGGTCGGCGGCAAATCGTCCATTGCCTCGGAGACTCCCGGCACGGCGTGA